In Trichocoleus desertorum ATA4-8-CV12, a genomic segment contains:
- a CDS encoding BCD family MFS transporter gives MFRLGLFQMGLGIMSLLTLGVLNRVMIEELKVPALVTAGAIAMHQFVAPARVWFGQMSDSKPFLGHHRTGYVWVGAALFAIASFLAVQVMWQLGISLQTQGWTPQTYAWVGLLGLVFALYGLALSSSSTPFAALLVDVSDENNRSKLVGIVWSMLMVGIVIGAIIISVALKPLALDAPIATVQASINRIFMIIPAAVFGLALLATVGVEKKYSCYASRSSLVDREDSITFGRALKILTANRQTGLFFTFLLVMTISLFMQEPVLEPYGAQVFQMQISETTRLNAFWGLGTLLGIGSTGFLVVPRLGKQKTTRWGCFLVALSFLLIISSGFSQNAKLLQAALFLFGLASGITTTGAISLMLDLTAAETAGTFIGAWGLSQAMARALATVTGGAVLDLGKKLFSNLVFAYGLVFALQALGMVLAVWFLGRVNVQEFRSNAKQAIAAVLEGELD, from the coding sequence ATGTTCCGGTTAGGGCTGTTTCAGATGGGCTTAGGCATTATGTCTCTGCTCACATTGGGCGTCCTGAATCGCGTGATGATTGAGGAGCTGAAGGTTCCCGCTCTAGTGACGGCTGGGGCGATCGCCATGCATCAGTTTGTGGCTCCAGCGCGAGTTTGGTTTGGCCAGATGTCTGACTCCAAACCGTTTTTAGGCCATCACCGCACAGGTTATGTCTGGGTAGGGGCTGCCTTGTTTGCGATCGCCTCTTTCTTAGCAGTACAGGTGATGTGGCAATTAGGCATTAGCTTGCAAACTCAAGGCTGGACTCCTCAAACCTATGCTTGGGTAGGGCTGCTAGGGTTAGTTTTTGCCCTTTATGGCTTGGCGCTAAGTTCTAGCTCGACCCCCTTTGCCGCCTTATTAGTAGATGTCTCAGATGAAAATAACCGCTCTAAGCTAGTAGGCATTGTTTGGTCGATGCTGATGGTCGGCATTGTGATTGGAGCCATCATCATCAGTGTGGCGCTGAAACCACTGGCCTTGGATGCTCCGATCGCGACTGTACAAGCGTCGATCAACCGCATATTTATGATTATTCCAGCAGCAGTGTTTGGTTTGGCGTTGCTGGCAACGGTGGGGGTGGAGAAGAAGTACTCCTGCTACGCTTCTCGCTCCAGCTTGGTCGATCGCGAAGATAGCATTACCTTTGGTCGTGCCCTGAAGATTTTGACCGCCAATCGGCAGACTGGGCTGTTTTTCACCTTTCTCCTGGTAATGACAATTAGCTTGTTTATGCAGGAACCTGTGCTGGAGCCTTACGGAGCGCAGGTATTCCAGATGCAGATCTCAGAAACCACGAGGCTGAATGCTTTTTGGGGGCTGGGCACGCTGTTGGGCATTGGTTCCACAGGCTTTCTTGTAGTGCCGCGTCTGGGCAAGCAGAAGACGACTCGTTGGGGTTGCTTTTTGGTGGCATTGAGTTTTCTTTTGATTATTTCGTCGGGCTTTAGTCAAAATGCCAAACTGCTCCAAGCTGCTTTGTTCTTGTTCGGCTTGGCCTCTGGAATCACCACAACTGGAGCGATCAGTTTGATGCTCGATCTCACGGCAGCAGAAACGGCAGGCACTTTTATTGGCGCTTGGGGTTTATCTCAGGCAATGGCCAGAGCGCTAGCAACAGTGACAGGCGGAGCGGTACTCGACCTAGGCAAGAAACTGTTCAGCAATTTAGTTTTTGCTTATGGTCTGGTGTTTGCACTGCAAGCTTTGGGCATGGTGTTGGCAGTTTGGTTTTTGGGGCGGGTAAATGTGCAAGAATTTCGCAGCAATGCTAAACAGGCGATCGCAGCGGTGCTAGAAGGTGAGCTGGATTAA
- a CDS encoding inositol monophosphatase family protein, with translation MTDFWTTILDFAEATTARVGQQLLADFGQAQAAEKADGSLVTQSDQWADQELREAIAAAFPEHGVLSEEVEHIFPGTEWCWVIDPIDGTTNFARGIPLWGISLGLLYRGTPVFGYVHLPTLGQSFHGFWYGDSGLSGPTGAFLNRQPIHSSADEPSRNHFFSLCARSTAVMQNRFPCKIRMLGVATYNLLTVALGSTLGAVEATPKIWDIAAVWAIAQAGGATWVPLESESIFPLQVGQDYGERSFPTLVVSRGELVSFFRPFVGFLEK, from the coding sequence ATGACTGATTTTTGGACGACGATTCTGGACTTTGCTGAGGCAACGACGGCGAGAGTGGGTCAACAGTTGCTAGCAGATTTTGGTCAAGCGCAAGCGGCAGAAAAAGCTGATGGTAGCTTAGTCACGCAATCCGACCAATGGGCTGACCAGGAATTGCGAGAGGCGATCGCGGCGGCTTTTCCGGAGCATGGGGTGCTGAGTGAAGAGGTGGAGCACATTTTTCCGGGAACAGAATGGTGCTGGGTTATTGACCCGATCGATGGCACGACCAACTTTGCTCGTGGCATTCCGCTCTGGGGGATTTCTTTGGGATTGCTATATCGCGGGACACCTGTGTTTGGGTATGTGCATTTGCCGACACTAGGGCAATCATTTCATGGGTTTTGGTATGGTGATTCTGGGCTAAGTGGGCCGACTGGGGCGTTTCTGAATCGTCAGCCAATTCACAGCAGCGCAGATGAGCCTTCGCGGAATCACTTTTTTAGCTTGTGTGCTCGTAGTACAGCGGTGATGCAAAATCGCTTTCCTTGCAAGATTCGCATGTTGGGGGTGGCGACTTACAATCTGCTGACTGTGGCGCTGGGTTCGACTCTGGGGGCAGTAGAGGCAACTCCAAAAATCTGGGATATTGCAGCAGTATGGGCGATCGCACAGGCGGGTGGAGCAACCTGGGTGCCTCTGGAATCGGAGTCGATTTTTCCGCTGCAAGTAGGCCAAGATTACGGGGAGCGATCGTTTCCAACTTTGGTGGTGAGTCGGGGGGAGTTGGTGTCGTTTTTTAGGCCGTTTGTGGGGTTTTTGGAGAAATAG
- the thiC gene encoding phosphomethylpyrimidine synthase, protein MRTEWIAKRRGQSNVSQMHYARQGIITEEMSYVAKRENLPADLIRDEVARGRMIIPANINHTNLEPMAIGIASKCKVNANIGASPNSSNMDEEVAKLHLAVKYGADTVMDLSTGGGNLDQIRTAIINASPVPIGTVPIYQALESVHGNIEQLTPDDFLHIIEKHAQQGVDYMTIHAGILIEHLPLVRNRITGIVSRGGGILARWMLAHHKQNPLYTHFDDIIEIFKRYDVSFSLGDSLRPGCTHDASDEAQLAELKTLGQLTRKAWEHDVQVMVEGPGHVPMDQIEFNVRKQMEECSEAPFYVLGPLVTDIAPGYDHITSAIGAAMAGWYGTAMLCYVTPKEHLGLPNAEDVRNGLIAYKIAAHAADIARHRPGARDRDDELSHARYNFDWNRQFELSLDPERAKEYHDETLPADIYKTAEFCSMCGPKFCPMQTKVDADALTELEKFLAKEPVSPG, encoded by the coding sequence ATGCGGACAGAATGGATCGCGAAGCGTCGCGGGCAGAGCAATGTGTCTCAAATGCACTACGCCCGTCAAGGAATCATCACAGAAGAGATGAGCTATGTCGCCAAGCGCGAGAATCTTCCAGCCGATCTGATTCGGGATGAAGTGGCACGGGGTCGGATGATTATTCCGGCGAACATCAACCACACCAACCTGGAACCAATGGCGATCGGCATTGCCTCGAAGTGCAAAGTCAACGCCAACATTGGTGCATCCCCCAACTCCTCCAACATGGACGAAGAAGTTGCCAAGCTACACCTAGCAGTGAAGTATGGCGCTGACACGGTGATGGACTTGTCCACTGGGGGCGGCAACTTAGACCAGATTCGCACCGCCATCATTAATGCTTCACCTGTACCAATTGGCACCGTTCCTATCTATCAAGCGTTGGAATCGGTTCACGGCAATATTGAGCAACTCACTCCCGATGATTTCCTGCATATCATCGAGAAGCATGCCCAACAGGGTGTGGATTACATGACGATTCACGCTGGGATTTTGATTGAGCACTTGCCGCTTGTCAGAAATCGGATTACGGGGATTGTGTCGCGTGGTGGTGGCATCTTGGCGCGGTGGATGTTGGCCCATCACAAGCAGAACCCCCTCTACACCCATTTCGACGACATCATTGAGATCTTCAAGCGCTACGATGTCTCTTTCAGCTTGGGTGACTCGCTGCGTCCCGGTTGCACCCACGATGCCTCCGACGAAGCACAACTCGCTGAACTCAAAACTCTGGGTCAACTAACGCGCAAAGCTTGGGAACATGATGTTCAGGTAATGGTGGAAGGTCCGGGTCACGTACCAATGGATCAAATCGAGTTCAACGTCCGTAAGCAAATGGAAGAGTGCTCAGAAGCGCCCTTCTATGTGCTGGGGCCACTGGTGACTGATATCGCACCGGGTTACGACCACATCACCTCGGCGATTGGGGCGGCAATGGCAGGTTGGTACGGCACCGCCATGCTTTGCTACGTCACCCCCAAAGAACACTTGGGCTTGCCCAATGCCGAAGACGTTCGTAACGGTTTGATTGCTTACAAGATTGCAGCTCACGCAGCGGATATTGCCCGTCATCGTCCAGGCGCTCGCGATCGCGATGATGAACTCTCTCATGCTCGCTACAACTTTGACTGGAACCGCCAGTTTGAGTTGTCGCTTGACCCAGAGCGAGCCAAAGAGTACCACGACGAAACCCTGCCCGCCGACATCTACAAAACCGCTGAGTTTTGCTCTATGTGTGGTCCTAAGTTCTGCCCCATGCAGACTAAGGTCGATGCGGATGCCCTCACCGAGCTAGAGAAGTTCCTCGCCAAAGAACCTGTCAGCCCAGGCTAA
- a CDS encoding transcriptional regulator: MTRGISNTISYMELLQSFPPRPIKSEAEMLAAQTVIDSLIDRGELTPDEQDYLNLLGTLVYEYEQTQELIPDIYGVELLKVLIEEQDLRQKDLVPIFKTESIVSDILKGRRKLTVNHIKGLAEFFHVSSAVFFPQ; encoded by the coding sequence ATGACCCGTGGAATCAGTAACACTATTTCCTACATGGAACTACTACAATCTTTTCCTCCTCGACCAATCAAATCTGAGGCGGAAATGTTAGCGGCTCAAACGGTGATTGACTCGTTGATCGATCGCGGAGAGTTAACACCTGATGAACAAGATTACCTCAATCTCTTGGGCACACTTGTGTATGAATATGAGCAAACCCAAGAACTTATTCCTGATATCTATGGAGTAGAGCTGCTCAAGGTATTAATCGAGGAGCAAGACCTTCGCCAGAAAGACTTAGTGCCCATTTTTAAGACAGAATCTATTGTGTCCGACATCCTCAAAGGTCGCCGGAAGCTAACAGTTAATCACATTAAAGGATTGGCAGAATTTTTTCATGTCTCCTCCGCTGTGTTCTTTCCACAATAG
- a CDS encoding type II toxin-antitoxin system HigB family toxin, protein MRQTFASADQVGNLTVFNISGKNYRLITYIDYQTKKIFIRHILTHADYDKGHWKNDPWNQ, encoded by the coding sequence CTGCGTCAAACTTTTGCTTCTGCTGATCAAGTGGGTAACTTAACCGTCTTCAACATCAGTGGAAAGAACTATCGACTGATTACATACATTGACTACCAAACTAAGAAAATTTTTATCCGGCACATCTTAACTCATGCCGACTACGACAAGGGACATTGGAAAAATGACCCGTGGAATCAGTAA
- a CDS encoding Uma2 family endonuclease encodes MSIAKDFTPTNDEWEEIVFPPSDLLSDEPPWETDLHLRQMVLLIQCLEWLWREGGPTARNDFYASGNLTIYYSPQQIKSRDFRGPDFFVVLGTERKPRKSWVIWEENGKYPNVIVEILSGSTAATDRGLKKQLYQDTFRTPDYFWFAPETLEFAGFFLTSGQYQAIEPNPQGWLWSQQLGLYLGIYEDKLRFFTADGKLVSSPQEAAELAQQQVEVAQQQVEIAQQQAEDERRQKDLLLAKLRERGIDPNAL; translated from the coding sequence ATGTCCATTGCCAAAGATTTCACCCCTACCAATGATGAGTGGGAAGAGATTGTCTTTCCGCCCAGTGACCTGTTGAGTGACGAGCCTCCCTGGGAAACAGATTTACATCTGCGGCAAATGGTGCTGCTGATTCAGTGCTTGGAATGGTTGTGGCGCGAAGGAGGGCCTACGGCACGCAATGACTTTTACGCTAGCGGCAACTTGACGATCTACTACAGCCCTCAGCAAATCAAATCGAGAGATTTTAGAGGGCCAGACTTTTTTGTGGTTTTAGGCACAGAACGTAAGCCTCGTAAAAGCTGGGTGATTTGGGAAGAAAACGGCAAGTACCCTAACGTGATTGTAGAAATTCTTTCGGGTAGCACTGCTGCAACCGATCGAGGCTTGAAAAAGCAGTTGTATCAGGATACTTTTCGTACACCAGACTACTTTTGGTTTGCCCCTGAGACACTAGAATTTGCGGGCTTCTTCCTCACCAGTGGTCAATATCAAGCCATTGAACCGAATCCTCAGGGATGGCTCTGGAGCCAGCAACTTGGACTTTATCTAGGAATTTACGAAGACAAGTTGCGCTTCTTCACTGCCGACGGGAAACTCGTATCTAGTCCCCAGGAGGCCGCAGAACTTGCTCAACAGCAGGTGGAAGTAGCCCAGCAGCAAGTAGAGATAGCTCAGCAGCAGGCCGAAGATGAGCGGCGGCAAAAGGATCTCCTGCTAGCAAAGTTGCGAGAGCGAGGCATTGATCCAAACGCACTTTAG